The following are encoded together in the Salvia hispanica cultivar TCC Black 2014 chromosome 6, UniMelb_Shisp_WGS_1.0, whole genome shotgun sequence genome:
- the LOC125192186 gene encoding probable indole-3-acetic acid-amido synthetase GH3.1 produces the protein MAVESILSSPLGPPACEKDAKALQFIEEMTRNADSVQENVLAQILARNADTEYLKSFNLDGATDRHTFKSKIPMVTYEDLHPLIQRIADGDRSPILSSHPVSEFLTSSGTSAGERKLMPTIKEELDRRQLLYSLLMPVMNLYVSGLDKGKGLYFLFIKSETKTPSGLVARPVLTSYYKSDHFKTRPHDPYNVYTSPNEAILCPDSFQSMYTQMLCGLYDRHHVLRVGAVFASGLLRAIRFLQLNWNQLAQDIRAGSLNPKVTDPSIRHCMTRILRPDPELADFIVSECSEDNWERIITRIWPNTKYLDVIVTGAMAQYIPTLDYYSGGLPKACTMYASSECYFGLNLNPMCNPSEVSYTIMPNMAYFEFLPHDNNKSKNNSAARLVDLADVEVGREYELVITTYAGLSRYRVGDILRVTGFHNAAPQFQFVRRKNVLLSIDADKTDEAELQAAVERASRLLSTTSVVEYTSYADTATIPGHYVVYWELLGGAPEGGVLERCCLEMEEAMNSVYRQCRVADGSIGPLEIRVVRNGTFEELMDYAISRGASINQYKVPRCVSFTPIMELLDSRVVSTHFSPSLPHWGPHRRR, from the exons ATGGCGGTTGAGTCGATTTTGTCGTCTCCCTTGGGCCCTCCGGCATGCGAAAAGGACGCAAAGGCCCTTCAGTTCATCGAGGAGATGACACGCAACGCCGACTCCGTTCAGGAGAATGTGCTGGCGCAGATCCTTGCCCGCAATGCCGACACCGAGTATCTGAAGAGCTTCAATCTCGACGGAGCCACCGATCGTCACACCTTCAAATCCAAAATCCCCATGGTCACCTACGAAGATCTCCACCCCCTGATCCAGAGAATCGCGGACGGCGATCGCTCCCCCATTCTATCTTCTCACCCCGTCTCCGAATTCCTCACCAGCTCTGGAACTTCAGCTGGTGAGCGAAAACTCATGCCGACTATCAAAGAGGAATTGGACCGTCGCCAGCTTCTCTACAGCCTTCTCATGCCCGTTATGAACCT ataCGTGAGCGGACTAGACAAAGGCAAGGGGCTCTACTTCTTGTTCATCAAGTCGGAGACAAAGACACCGAGCGGGCTGGTGGCCCGACCCGTCCTCACCAGCTACTACAAGAGCGACCACTTCAAAACCCGACCCCACGACCCCTACAACGTCTACACCAGCCCCAACGAGGCCATCCTCTGCCCCGACTCCTTCCAAAGCATGTACACCCAGATGCTCTGCGGCCTCTACGACCGCCACCACGTCCTCCGCGTCGGCGCCGTCTTCGCCTCCGGCCTCCTCCGCGCCATCCGCTTCCTCCAGCTCAACTGGAACCAGCTCGCCCAAGACATCCGGGCCGGGTCACTCAACCCCAAGGTCACCGACCCGTCCATCCGCCACTGCATGACCCGGATTCTCCGACCCGACCCGGAACTCGCCGATTTCATCGTCTCGGAGTGCTCCGAGGACAACTGGGAGCGGATCATCACGAGAATCTGGCCCAACACAAAATACCTGGATGTGATCGTGACCGGCGCCATGGCGCAGTACATTCCGACGCTGGATTACTACAGCGGCGGGCTGCCGAAGGCGTGCACGATGTACGCCTCGTCGGAGTGCTACTTCGGGCTGAACCTGAACCCGATGTGCAACCCGTCGGAGGTATCCTACACCATCATGCCAAACATGGCCTACTTCGAGTTCCTGCCCCACGACaacaacaaaagcaaaaacaacTCGGCGGCGCGGCTGGTGGACCTGGCTGACGTGGAGGTGGGGAGGGAGTACGAGCTGGTGATCACGACGTACGCGGGGCTGTCGAGGTACCGCGTGGGCGACATCCTGCGGGTGACGGGGTTCCACAACGCGGCGCCGCAGTTCCAGTTCGTGCGGAGGAAGAACGTGCTGCTGAGCATCGACGCGGACAAGACGGACGAGGCGGAGCTGCAGGCCGCGGTGGAAAGGGCGTCGAGGCTGCTGAGCACGACGAGCGTGGTGGAGTACACGAGCTACGCAGACACGGCCACCATCCCGGGGCACTACGTGGTGTATTGGGAGCTGCTGGGTGGGGCCCCCGAAGGAGGCGTGCTGGAGAGGTGCTGTTTGGAGATGGAGGAGGCGATGAACTCGGTGTACCGCCAGTGCAGGGTGGCGGACGGGTCCATCGGGCCGCTGGAGATAAGAGTGGTGCGGAACGGCACGTTTGAGGAGCTCATGGACTACGCAATCTCGAGGGGCGCGTCGATCAACCAGTACAAGGTGCCGAGGTGCGTGAGCTTCACGCCCATCATGGAGCTTCTCGACTCGCGAGTCGTCTCCACGCACTTCAGCCCTTCCCTGCCGCACTGGGGACCACACCGACGCCGGTAG